GATTTAAAAAAGCCATTGCTGAATGTTGGTCTATAAAAGATTTATACAAATATAACCAGAAATGAGAAACCCTGCATTTAGTTTAAAGGGATTCGGGCAGGATGTGTGATATTTCTCAATATTTCGCAATAATAATCTGTGCAACTGCCCGTTGAATACCCACTTGACATTTACAATTTTCCACTTGACAATGTGGAATTTTATTCTATTTTTGCGACGATTTAAAAATAGGCATTCAACTATGTATTGGACACTCGAATTGGCAACATACCTGGAAGACGCGCCATGGCCGGCTACCAAAGAAGAATTGATTGACTTCGCGAATCGCTCAGGCGCCCCGCTGGAAGTTGTTGAAAATCTGGATGAGCTTCCTGATGAAGATT
The Bacteroidia bacterium DNA segment above includes these coding regions:
- a CDS encoding DUF2795 domain-containing protein; the protein is MYWTLELATYLEDAPWPATKEELIDFANRSGAPLEVVENLDELPDEDSQYESIEEIWPDYPSKEDFLFNEDEY